In one window of Natator depressus isolate rNatDep1 chromosome 12, rNatDep2.hap1, whole genome shotgun sequence DNA:
- the LOC141996465 gene encoding cyclic nucleotide-gated channel beta-1-like produces MLGWIERVVPHPPGAPHQPPLVENGDKNAEPRVITVARRPGGAEQLPKGNSTCPGKSSNCGQIEGAGKKVTFITAQEPGPSSVSSAESAGRGVLSWLSQELGKVVPQPAHKPGMLQTAGKSFENSLDYPDQTEVQSIKEDDDLLEITTLAPDEDELQDHSELHSSSDNNASEKGTGSRVISWLVQGFGKMIPQPENMNKLEDVKEGKSEEAAVREAERKVSKTRTALKGSSQASHSVSGTSQRASTDSLVGLGTSLFPQTLGGDGGRVFEWFVQGMEKVIPQPLARVKQDAQAAEVGTLCPVEERGEGA; encoded by the exons ATGCTTGGCTGGATCGAGAGAGTGGTGCCTCACCCTCCTGGGGCCCCTCACCAGCCACCCCTAGTGGAGAACGGAGACAAAAATGCAGAACCCAGGGTGATAACTGTCGCACGCAGGcctggaggggcagagcag CTGCCAAAAGGAAACTCCACATGTCCAGGAAAATCTTCCAACTGCGGTCAGATAGAGG GGGCAGGGAAGAAAGTGACATTCATCACAGCCCAGGAGCCAGGCCCATCATCAGTGTCTTCAGCTGAAAG TGCTGGGAGGGGTGTACTTTCATGGCTGTCTCAGGAGCTGGGAAAGGTAGTCCCTCAGCCAGCCCACAAACCAGGGATGCTGCAGACCGCTGGAAAGAGCTTCGAGAACAGTTTGGACTACCCTGATCAG ACTGAAGTCCAGAGCATAAAGGAAGATGACGACCTACTAG AGATAACAACCCTCGCTCCAGATGAGGATGAGCTTCAGGATCATAGCGAGTTGCATTCCAGCTCAGATAATAATGCCTCAGAAAAAGG GACTGGCAGCAGGGTGATTAGCTGGCTGGTGCAGGGATTTGGGAAAATGATCCCGCAGCCGGAAAACATGAACAAGCTTGAG GATGTAAAGGAGGGGAAATCTGAAGAGGCAGCCGTAAGAGAAG CAGAAAGGAAAGTGAGTAAGACCAGGACAGCACTAAAGGGAAGCTCTCAAGCAAGTCACAGCGTATCGGGAACCTCACAGCGGGCATCTACAGACAGCCTGGTGGGACTCGGCACATCTCTCTTTCCTCAGACGCTGGGGGGCGACGGTGGCAG GGTGTTCGAGTGGTTTGTTCAGGGAATGGAGAAGGTGATTCCACAGCCTCTGGCCAGAGTGAAGCAAGATGCTCAG